The genome window GTCAAGACTCATAGTATAAAACACAGGATAGGAGAATTTGTTGATTCTAATGTGAGGACTTTCtatccttttaattttatagttttggcATCTTGTCAACAATCATGTTATTATCTGTGTCAGTGTTAAGCAAGACTCAACACTTTTGAAGAGGGTTTACCTAgggtgtgtttggataaaagttATATTCAACGTAATTGTCTTTCATCTCAATGAGTCTAGCTATGTATGCATATACGTTGATTTCACGTTAAAcggaaaaaacatgtttttcaaAGCCAAAAGGACAATGCAAGTATAGTGAAGCTTTTGAATGAACGCCCGGTGCGTTTAGTTGAACATTTTTGCAAACAAGCACTCAATTTGCTTCAGTTTGGTGcattagaatgtattttttttctatttatgtttTGACAAGCTTCTAACTGCAATCAAAACACACACTATAGCAGAGTTTTGATGTCAAACACTCAAACTTAACACTAGACGATGGTGCATTCTTCAAGCTTTGAAGTATTTTttcactctttctgtttttgTCAGTTTAAGCTTTAAAGTTTAAATGGAGCTGGATTGAAATGATGCTAGGCACAGCTAGGAGCCTAAGAGCAATGATGGAGTGGGCCCAAGAAGGTCCAACGGCCATTTtccaatttattttcattctagCTATTTTGAGAGAGATTGTGTTTGTAAAgatgaattaaaaaagaatgaaactGAAAGTGTGAAGGATGAAAAGAGATAAAGAAGATTATGATAAAGAACTTTGAATTGTTTTGTATAAATGAAAGTAAGTTAAAAAGATGTaaaatgtttgaattaaaatggCTAGGTgggcaataaaataaaattatattatgttaaTAGCCGCTTTATTATAGTATTATACTATTATGAATTTTgttcattatatttttgtacaaaaatataaaatacttccattaagcataaattaataaattatttaagtattataggtttaaaataattaagttgcaCAATGACTTATGTGTTTGGATGGGATTTGGGATTTCCCAATAAATTTagtcaatcataaaaaaaaatgtttgagaaataaaaattttaattcatgaaAAACTCGCGAATAaaaattttagttcctataacaatattatttatttttaattcttatattaaaataatgtaattttagtCCATCATTATGCATGTTTTTAGTCtccattaaattattaatatactatACTGCAGTATTAGTGTAAAATCACaatatctaaataaaatattttaatttctatttaacAATAGCTATATGTAAATTGTCCTAACGTTTGAAAATTGTGTATccttaatgatttttattttatttttaataaattatactcGCATTTCCTTTGTTTTTCTCAAATTGCATCCgatattttttcctatttttacaCATTACTTTTATCCCCCTTCTTTTAACGTCGTTAACTAACGTCAATTGAAATATATGAATAAATGAAATTGTCCTAACATCTTTGTTAAATACTcagtaataaattaacaattgatCCTGTAAATGAATCTTTCTTAAGACAATAATAGTTTTTCCTTTAATATTTGACTTTTACTTCATTGTTGCTAACACTTGAAGAAGATGTAAATATTGATTGAGACATTATATCTAACACCTagccattaaaaataaatatttttaagaaatgagttaaaaacacaaatgtaagagcaaaacactaaaatttgaagcaaatgACCATATTCAATCAAGTTGCATTGCTGGGAATACGTCCAACAAAAACGCAACAATCAAACAACCTACAcacaccaaaaaaattaaactaaaaaaagaagaaggaagggtGTTAACACATGTGTACCAACAAGATAGGTTCACGTccaattagagaaaaaagaaaaagaaggaagagtgttaaaatattttttaggttgATAATGATGTAATGTCTTTTATGGagttaagaagaagaagataagaatattttagacataaattttcattaaaagtcaTGTGACCAACATGTGTCGACtttctattaaattattaaacggTGTTTAAGATGGAATGAGTTTGGGTGTAATGTGAGTTAAACAATTAAGTGATTTTTTATAGGTGCAAAAAAACACATGAGGAATGAGTGTGAGAAAGAAGATGAgagtattttaaatataaattttcattaaaagtcatgtgagctaaataattaagaaattttttgtaaGATGTAAAAAATGAGTAGTATCAGATGCAATTTAGAAAACACATAGTGGATCCAAGtgtaatttattctttatttttatttttaatgtttacacCTCTCATCTTGGTACTTACCATGGACCTTGTTGTATGTTGGTTCATTAACAATCATTAGTTAGTTCTTTTACTCTTTACCAACTTAGTATTTTTTCTGTTATTCTGTTATAGCATGTaacaattaattagttttaagttGGTTGGGTTAGTTAGGCTTGAAATAGTGcttctatttcttcttcttgtatAACCTAGATCATAAGAGAATTTTGTACTTAGAAAAATTTTGCAGAGATGGAATAAAGTGACTACTACGAGTACAGTACAGTTTTttcattcatctttttttttttcctgcattTTACTTATTCTTGTTTATACAAGAAACTTATTCTTTTATGAAGTAAAATCTGATTTTGGCACAACAGACctcattataaataataagaacATGTTTAACCATATCGAAAACTCAGCTTCAAGTTTTTAACAACTATCATGAAAACTcaattcataattcataacCTTCGAATACTAATAACTTATAGTAGTAAAACAATAGAGGTTTAAAATGTTGTTTTAACAATATCATTCAAACAGTAAAAATAATACTACTTCATAATCATAAGCCTCATCATGATTTATAAAGGAAAATGTTAATTTGTCAAgttttttataacataaaaaGTACGTATATATTGATTGTTGGAGGATAATTCCGATATCACTGTCTTATTTTCTCGTATGGTTGTACGTGCTTATCCAAAACCAAAGTCCAAAGATTGCGTGACTCGAAGGAAGAAGTAAGAAACGCACCTCCTCTTTCCACGTCAGTAAATTTCAGCAATGGTTAGACACTTGTTTTATTTACCCAAGTCACTGCAACCAAGTTGTTATTACTCATTGCCATTTACTTTTGACGTGAATCTAGCTAGTTCTTAATTTACTTGTGCCTGCAAGAAAGTGGCAAACAGTTTCTAATTTCTAGTCTTGATGTGTTTAGGACTTTCCCATGTTCATAATTAGTTTGATGGAAAGTATAAACAAAAGTTATTCTCTTCTATGTGTAGGTAATAATTTATGGTCAATAAATAAGGGAcacttgtttatattttatattacaaatattctatttaattattattttgaaataaatcaaacagatggaatatatatatatatatatatatatatatatatatatatattaaattaaaatattaaaaaataatttcaactttatcatacattattattttttatttaatatttttaccttatatatttaatattattttttatagaatatatttaatattattattaaatgtttcttttgatatttttataacaatgtaAATAAATATGCTATCATTAATTCTTtgcatttaataatattattaaatacttGCTAGTATGCTTATTAATATACATGGATTTAATGCTCTGCAAAGAAGTGTCAAGCCACATCTTTATTGCCTCagcattttataataaatgaatgCATTTATCTATTCATTCATGTGACAAAATCGCCATGAAGCTATATCTGAATTTTTCAaatacttttcataaaatgagtttaaaatacatgaaactatgaaatgaaataatattctCTCATGTACCAATGAAAAGTAATTTTCTGTCGATCTCAGTCTCAAATACTAAAATCAAAGTTTCACATCCGTAATTGTCCGCCCCAAACTCAAAATACGAGTCCAATGCATTCTTAATTTGAATATAAGTCGGAAATATTGATCCtccaaagttttttatttttttattttcttacagCAACATCGATCCTCCAAAGTTAAAACTTGTAGCTATTGCCAATAAATATAACCTGGCAGCCAAGCCAAACTTTGTATATGAACCCCATTTTACATTTAATTATTGTTCACTTACGtgctcacttttattttttaaaagacatcTCAGTAGGTTGAGAGGaaagaatatttataaataatacataACCTTAACTATTAACTAACGTGAGATTTTGTGACTACCGAAACAAATTAAATCAACTTCAAGTCtttttttgacagaaaaaaaaaaaaaaagcaaatccAAATGTTAGTCCTAGTTTATCTTAACGATACTAATTTCATTGCCTCCAGGGAATAGCTATCTCAAAAAGCAAAACATTGGTACCAAAAAAATGCTAAAagtaaaacaatgaaaatgaacccattttttacttttaaacatCCCTTCGAATCCAAGCACATTGGATGTCCTGCGATAAGTTAGTTGTTGATAAAGATCATGGAGGCATGGGGTTTCAGAGTATTTTTGGCTTTAAGCTCACTCTTTTGGGGAAGCAAGGTTGGAACCTCATTTCCAACCCAAACCCTATATCCAACATGTCCCATTTGTTAGGttagaatagaaaaaagaaaaaaggaagagaattgTGTAGAATTTGAGTGTGCATGTACGTTTGATTGGATGAAATtgtgtgaaattttttaaattttaatgtaggtctcacattttaaaaaattttatctaccaaataaatttaatttaaatattttctgtcaattttattttatttcgtggCTAAAATCTTCAAAGCAAAATATTATCCAAGATGGAACTTTTTAGATGCGGAGGTACCAATGAGAACGATGCAATAACCCGAAGCTTATAAGCAGCACAATGGAAAAGCTGTTCAATTCAAGGCATCTTCCTATCTAAACACAAGCTTTGCCGTCAATTAACCCGAAGCACAACTTTTGAACCGAAAGAAGTAATGCAAGCAactaaaaatctaaatttaCATTTAGTCAGTTCAAATTCATTACAAAaccaaagatgaagaaaaaaaaaggaccatatatgtaaaaaaaaaaaaaaacttgatggtTTCTACCTCAGCTATCAACTTCTGTGATGGTAGTTCTAGCCCCCAGTCATCTCAAATTAAATCTGAATCTGAATATTATGATTGCACagctttattttgtttgatacAAGCCGGTGCCTTCAACTCCTGGCATTTGCATGTTGTTGTAGCCTCAATTGGGATCACGCTATCAGTGGATGGCTCCATTGGAAACAAAGGGATGTTACCAACAGCATGATTGCCACCAGTGTTCATCTCAGTCAATGGAGCACTTCTAGCTCTCACACCTTCCTTTGGCAGTGCCCTATCTTTGGAGGTGCAAATGCTTAAGGGCAACTTCTTTAGCTTCACCCTTCCTCTCTTCCTACCTACAGAAGACAAATCTTCTGTGTTTTTCTCCTTTGATTGGCTTGATTCTGCTTCCCCATTATCTGTTATCTCCATTTGACTCTTCTTATCTTCCTTGTTCGAGCACACTTCTTGAATGGAGCCTTCAGAATCAACCTTACCCACCACGGCATGCCCATTGTTCAAAGATAAGCAATCCTGCCCAAGTGCCATTCGGGCATCAGAAACCTCAGTCATTTCAAAACTCCAAGAGTTCTTAGGTTTCTTGTGTTTACTCCCTTTTGAGTCTGAATTGGGAGAATTCTTTGAGATCCTAGGAGAACTGTTCATGGCGCGATGTAACTTCCTGGCCAATTCTTCATCAGTCCCACAATTTTCAATGGGTTGGTATTTTTTGTACAAGAGATGAACTGGGAGGTGCTTCTTGAGCTTGTTCTTCTTCAGGCTCCTCTCCTTGCTGCTCACTGCCTCTTCAGAGAAAGAGGCAACCAAATCCAAAGCCCTCTTGGCAGCTGCAACTGCCTTTGCTGCAGTCTCGGCTTTTTCCTCGGCTGCAGCTCTTGCAGCCTTTGCAGCTTTCGATGCAGCCACTGCTGCAGCTTTCGAAGCCTCCACAACCTCCTCAGGGGTAAGGTTAGGGTTATCAGAATGAGAACCCAACAAATTCTTAAGCCTGGCTTCAAACTCACTGGAATAGGAGGTTAAGGAAGGGGAAGCAACCTCGGAAACTGTAGTAACACAAGAAGCAACAACCAAAGGTGGAGATGCAGCAGCATCACCATCTGAACTCTGTTTTTTCAACCCAGCAAGAAGACGCTTCCGAGGGGGCAAAAGAACATCCGCATCCAAGTGATTAACATCACACACGTTCTCCATAATATACTACTCCTCAAGTAAAATCCAATTCAATGCTTCTcaacaaacaattaaaaaatattcacacaATTTAAATTCCAAATCCATTCACAATCAAATGTCTCTCTCTTATTTCCTGTTCTAACTCACAAATCCAATTCCTGATCAAGCGAAgaatttgataaagaaaataaaaaactataagaTTCTCAACAAACCCTACATGAACCTAGccaaggtggtggtggtgctttGTTCCTCACATCAGGAAATGGAAATTCGAttcatcaccatcatcatcatattaCCCCATTTCAACGCTTCGGTTCCTGACcagaagaaaaaaggagaaaaatcaaAATCTAGCACAATCGATTCAATTTATCTCAATTACGAAAACGAAAAACAGAACAACAAAACAGAAAACACTAATCTCCGGGAAACCAAACAGAGCGTGCACGTGGATGCACAATTCAGCAAACAACAAAAGCAATTTTGAATTCAGAGAGTTATGTATCCAGAGCAGCAAAGTCATGCATAGCATAGCTTCTTGTTCGTTCACGAAAACACTGTTATTTCGATACGTTTTGAATTAAATTCAGATAGTGAATGAATCAAGAATTGAATCTGGATTCAACGGAATTAAGGAGAATAGATAAGAATTGAACGAAATTAAGGATCGAATTTGGAAGCATGGGCAGAGAAGGAGGCCCACAAGTACCTGATCCTGTGGAGAACTCAGAGAGAGAAAGACAAAACGGCGACGTATGAATTAGGGTTttcgagaaaagaaaaaataggtggtggtggtggtgaaggTGAAGGTGTAGGGGAAGAAAATCCAGGGCGTGcgtgaagaaaaataaaaccaagaatttttctctctctctctttttttttttctaatttatttctatttttagttttgtattttttattattttattttatgttttacgAGGATGTCAGAAAGTGAAAGGAATTTGGATTAGTTCACTTCTGTTTCCGCAAACACGCACGCAAGTGAACATACGCCAATCACTCACTGCtccgttttttctttttttctttttctttttccttctaatTTCTGTCAAACTAGGTCAGATCGGCCATTGTAACGTTCTTGTGTTGTGTCATTGCCTCCATTTTTCAACAACTGTcgtattaattttttcaacctTACTTCTTACATATTCCAAAACACCATAATACTGTCCAGATTTCTGCTACTATTTACTGTCAGATTTATTAGaagataatttatttgttttatgtaaGTTATTCtgaatttacttttataaattgGACACTAAAATTTGTTACTGTTATTACAAGCTGTAGTTATTAACAAAATGTATTTCATAATATTTACTACTGTATTAATTATGTATCATTTGTTTTAACTGCTGTTGTTTTGGTACTCAGTTTGACCAGATTTACGATGATATCATGATGTGATCATTCGAATTCAAAAGAAACATAATTACATATCTGAGATATTGCTGTCAACACCACTCAAcagtaatattttctttttttgtacaAACTCAACAGTAATGTTTACTGTAACACTTTATCTCTCCACAGCAATCTAGTAGTAATTAGCAAGGTATCAACATCAGAATGTGATTCATTCATGctctattttattaatatgttttattttattatttatgaaattaaaatgttttttaaattttaggatctgttctattctaatttatttcatattaatcCATTTTATATCTTATTGACTACATAGGAGGACTTTAGCGAAGTAGCATCTGAAAATGCATATTAACATTGCCCAAAGGtaacatcataaaaaataaacaaaatattattctaaaataaactaaagataaaaaagtttccaatagtattttaaataaaaatgaaataaataaataaacttaatgacaacataaatattatatttaaagacGGAAGTGAAGGTGAGTAtatttatatagatatatagctaatttttgttttcaactcTCTCTGATTTAGAATATGAAGGAAACAACTATGATATCTCCTTTCTCTAAGAATTAGGAGCggattaaaatgatatttttattacttactaaacatttttatttatgtaaaaatcaaaatagggaccaataaataataatcacaACTTGCACTAACTAGGATTACAATGATGTAAAGAACTCTTTAGCCATTGAAGAGATATTCTATTCTTTCTAtcgaattttaaaataagtgtattatttttaaatattaattttatagtatttttaagaaaataaattaaataatttttatgattaagaTCTCATCCAGTGAATAAATATGTCACTGCCTCACTGGAGAGAATCTCAATCCTCATTGTGATTACATACATGCCAACTCATCCAGTATTGAAGTTGAAGTGTCTTAGGCAAAATCTTCCGCGGGTGAGATTATCATACCCTCTGCGTATATAAACGGCACACTTTCCTCGGTCGTTTCAGTTTCGCACGCAGAAACCGCCATTTCTGTGCAGAATTCGAAAATAGCAAGACGGTGAGTTAGAATACACGCGAGGTTTTCTCCGATCAAACGACACCGTTCGATCAGAAACCCTAGGAGCCGGTGAGGCGAAGAACCTGTCGGGCATGTTCATCGTAATCGCAGCGGCGGGGACTTAATGGCCAGCATAAAGCCTTTGCCGGAGGCTGTGCGTAGCTCACTGCGTTCTGGCATTTTCCTCTTCGACTTCACGCGTGTCGTCGAGGAACTTGTTTTCAATAGCCTCGATGCTCGTGCCACAAAGGTAAGGTATCACTCTGTCGAGACAGAGAAGTGTAAACTGCATTAGCTTTTTTGAGAATTCGGGTTATACCGATTGAGCTGTCTATTGTTTTTGTTCAGGTATCAGTGTTTGTTAGTACTAGGAGCTGCTATTTGAAAGTTGTTGATGAcggtaaaattttatttgttttatttatagaatGAATGTCTGTTTATCTTTTCGTGCTCAAAATTTGGAGCTACACGGCACATTTAGGTTTTGGTCGCTCTTTATGATTTTGATCAATGTGTTTGTAGGAAGTGGAATCCCTCGAGACGAGCTGGAGTTGGTGGGAGAAAGATATGGTGTgttatttattgttgttgtttctttctttttctacctTGTGAACTTGTTACTAGTTGGTGCATTTGTTTTGCCTGCATGCTCCATTTTTTGCTGGTCTTTTAGTGTGAAGCTATGTTCATTAAAAGAAACGAACGATATGTCATGATTAGAGGgcctaaaatatatattttttaattgttttaagaTTTTCCTACCTTGTAACAGTCCTTAGTTATGCGATAAAATTCTCTTTATGTAGTAAGCCAGATGACTGAGTGACCATGCCTGTTGTGCGCTCAAATTTCTTTTATGGAGGTGATTATAGGTTGTTAAATTTCTTAGTTACAATACCTTTAGTTCGTAAATGCAGCTGTCCTTGGGGTCAGTGTTAGGAAAATTGTAATAAAAGGAGTTTGTCATTCCTTGCTTCtgaaaattagttaataaagGTAACTAAAGTGATTAGACCATTGCAGTCTGTTGCAATGTTTCAAACTCAACATCCAAGAAGCGTAATGAGTGGCTTTTTATTAGCCTATATTGCATAAAATGTAAGAAAAGAAGGgatcctcttttctttttctttttttaattagttcttCCATGAATTTGAGTTTCCTTGCTGCCTTTGATAATGTTATTATGTATGTATATTGAACAAGCAGCAACATCAAAATTTCTTAATTTGATTGACCTGAATGCCACGAGTGAGAACTTCGGTTTTCGTGGGGAAGCTTTAGCTTCCATATCTGAAGTCTCTTTGCTGGAAATTGTGACAAAAACATATGGAAGGCCCAATGG of Glycine soja cultivar W05 chromosome 1, ASM419377v2, whole genome shotgun sequence contains these proteins:
- the LOC114419125 gene encoding uncharacterized protein LOC114419125; translation: MENVCDVNHLDADVLLPPRKRLLAGLKKQSSDGDAAASPPLVVASCVTTVSEVASPSLTSYSSEFEARLKNLLGSHSDNPNLTPEEVVEASKAAAVAASKAAKAARAAAEEKAETAAKAVAAAKRALDLVASFSEEAVSSKERSLKKNKLKKHLPVHLLYKKYQPIENCGTDEELARKLHRAMNSSPRISKNSPNSDSKGSKHKKPKNSWSFEMTEVSDARMALGQDCLSLNNGHAVVGKVDSEGSIQEVCSNKEDKKSQMEITDNGEAESSQSKEKNTEDLSSVGRKRGRVKLKKLPLSICTSKDRALPKEGVRARSAPLTEMNTGGNHAVGNIPLFPMEPSTDSVIPIEATTTCKCQELKAPACIKQNKAVQS